A segment of the Corynebacterium resistens DSM 45100 genome:
CCGTACCGCCGATCGTGACAACTAGATCTGTTCCCCCGACAACACCGGTTTGAATAGCTTGGCGAATCGCCGACTTTCGGCTTTCCACTTCAACTACGGCGTCTACGATGAAGTCCTCTTCTGTCAGAAGCTCGCCAACTAACTCCCCAAAGCGGGCATGCTTTTCGGGTTCATCAGTAACGATAACGACCATCGCGCGGAGTAGGGCACGGCGAGTGTGGTCTTGGTACATGCGGGACTCAGCATCCAAAGTATGGAAAAGGGCATCATCGGGCTCCGGGATATCGCCGGTGACGCGCTCTAGCTCCTCGTTATCTACGTCTCCAACTTTCGGGATATTCATGGCTTTAGAATTCTTCCGGGTCGCAGGCTTGCACTAAGTTTGTCTAAATACTTGCACTGAGTTTGTATCAATAACCGTATCCCGCCGAAGTAGCGGGTGTACAGACAAAAGGACTATATGGGGTAGCGGGGGGAAGCGCTCCTGCTACCCCTCCTAAATCATCGAGAACCCTCGGTGACTTGAATTATCTAGGCACCTAAGTGGTTTCATTTACCGAGATCCTAGTGTGACTTCCACCTTCTGCTCGGGTTCCTTGCCATCGCGCAGCACGGTCAATGTAACCTTGTCCCCCACGCGATGGGAACGGATAGCCGCAATCAAGCCCACGCCTCCTTCGACGAGACGATCATCGACCTTGACCACCACATCGCCTGACTTCAGGCCAGCTTTGTCAGCCGGGCTATTCTTTTCGACCTTCACAATTTCCGCGCCTTGAGTTGTGGAGTTTCGTCCGGTGTTGACTTGCGCACCGATGGCCGGATGATCGACTTTCTTCTTTTCAATCAACTGCTTGGCGATATCCTGCGCTTGATTAACCGGGATAGCGAAACCAAGCCCAATCGAACCAGACTGTTGCCCTTCACTTCCGCCAAGTGAGGCAATGACGGATGGAATACCGACCAGCTCACCATTCATGTTCACCAACGCGCCACCGGAATTTCCCGGGTTAATCGCGGCATCGGTCTGAATTGCGTCGATTAGTGACGCCTCGCCACCTTTTTCGCCGCCAGCCTGGACCGGACGGTTCTTAGCCGAAACGATTCCGCGAGTCACTGTCGAAGACAAACCCAGTGGTGAACCAATCGCGACAACCTCTTGCCCCACATTCAGCTTGTTGGAATCGCCAAACTTAATCGGTTGCAGGTCATTGGCTCCCTGAGCCTTGATCACAGCCACATCCGTGGTCGGATCTGTTGCCACCACCTCCGCTCGAAGCACACGGCCGTCGTGCAGTTGGACTGCAATCTTGGCGCCACCCTTTTCTGCCCCGGAAACAACGTGGTTATTGGTAACAATCAACCCATCATTGCTGATGATGGAACCGGAACCGTCTGCCCCGGAATCGGCAGTCTGCACTTGAATCGAAACTACGCTCGGCAGAACCTTGGAAGCTACTTCCTCCACACTGCCTTCCGCTGGTGGGCGCCCGCTCGTCTTTTTGGTATCGCTCGTGGCTTTTTCTTGATCAAATGAGGTTACTGAGCGCGAATTAACGCCGTTTCCGTTCAGCTCGTTACCCACCACTGCCGTGGTTGCCCCAGCTACCAAAGCTCCAGCTAGTACCATCGCAACCAAGCTGGGAGTGGACCAACGCTTGGGTTGGCGCGGCACCGAAGGCACGCCCGGTTGCGCAGGCATCGAGCCGTTCCCATTTGGTGGCTGCACTCCATTCCCGCTCGGCATTTGATTGGGGTATTGGTTCGAGAGCGCCCCGGGCGGCATCTGACCAGAAGGCATCGTTGCCGCCGGAGCTGGTCCATTGGAACTAAAGTGATGCGGGTTAGCGGGACCTTGGGTGGGCTGAGTGGCCGCCCCATAGGAGGGTGACACTTGCTGCTGTTGAGGCGACCGCCCTTCGATTGGGCCACGATCCTGATCCCATTGGACCTGGCCGTAATCATTTTCACCGGGGTTGTTAGTCGTCATGTCGGTTGCCTTTCCAATACTTCGGGTCGCGCGTAGCGCCCTAAACACATGGACTCAATTGTGCCCCCAGATTGTAAAGACCAGCCCTATTACAGCTGCGGGGTCTCTTGGAAGTCCAATTTAACCGATCGCCGCGACGTACAGACATCTCACAGCAACCGTTCAGTAATTGTTGTCAGTTTTTGGTTCTCTATTCTTTTCGACGCCCCTCATCAACCACCATTACGGGGTCCCCAGGCAAACGGACAACCATCATCGTGCCCCCATCATCACTTTCGTCGGCTCGAATGGAACCACCATGTCGTTCCACCATGTGCTTCACAATGGAAAGCCCTAGCCCAGACCCCGGCATCGAACGAGACGCGATGGATCGGTAGAAGCGGTCAAATACTCGCTCGCGCTCTTCCACTGGAATTCCGGGACCGCTATCGGAGACCCGCAATTCCAGTTCCCGGTCGCCGGGAACCATGTCAATCCGCACCGTGCCATTGGAGGGTGACCACTTTGCAGCGTTATCCAACAAGTTAAGGAGCGCGCGGTTGAGACCGAAACTATCCCCTTCCATCGTCCAGGTCGTAGGGCGCAGCTCAAACTTCACATCGGGGCGACGGCGCTGTACACGCCCAATACACCCTTGAAGGATCCCAGTGACGTCAACGATCGTCAGTGGAACCTCATGGGTTTCCTCTCGAGCCAATTCCACGAGGTCCCCGATGAGCGAACTCATTTCTTCAATTTGCGCGATGACATCGCGCTCGATGTCGTTGCGATCCTGATCGCTGATGGTGTGTTTGTTCTTCGATGCTTGCATTAGCAATTCGATGTTAGTGCGCATCGATGTAAGCGGAGTCTTCAGTTCGTGTGATGCATCAGCGACCAGATTTCGTTGCTTTGTCTGAGCATCATCGAGTGCGCTCATCATGTCATTGAAAGATTTCGTCAACGAGCTCAGCTCGTCGTGACTATAAACCGGAATCTTCCGCAGCTCTCCCGTTTCCGTTACGTGGTCAGCTGCCCTGCGCAATCGTCCGATGGGCTGCAACCCCGCATTGACAATTGCAACGCTCAGGATAATCGCTCCCAGTGCGCCAGAAACACCAACGAAGATCAACACAAGTTCCAATGCGTTGAGGGTTTGTTTCACAAAGGCTAAATCCCGTGCCACCACGATGACACGGCCGTCTCCTGCCCGCACTGCAAATAACCGTTCACGATCGGTGGTATCAAAGTTGAACGGCTCCTCCCCCCGAGCCACTGAGATTTGTTTAGATCGCAGAACGGGCTCAAACTCCCGCACAGGGGTAGATTGCCCAGTATCGCTGGGGGGAATAATCATTATTCGCGAGTTACTCGAGATTTCATGAAAGCGGGGGATATATTTTCCGCTGGCATCAAAATCATCAGGAAAAGGCTGTTGCGATTGATCCAGAGCCGCTTGCGCGCGGCTTTGTAAGTTCTTATCTAACTCCGTGTACAGCACTTGGCTTACCGACTTATATGCCGTAAAGGTGATAACCACGATGGTGACGAGCACCGTCAATGCAACGAGTGCCGACAAACGGGAACGCAAGGACAACCCACGAGCAGAAAACCGGGCAACACTAATCCAGCTGCGCCGGTCCCCACCTCTTCCCGCTCCCCCGGGTTGCCCTCGATCTTCAAAAAGATCCTCTTGCCGCCCCTCTGTGGAGCGTTTATCCCAAGGGGAGGCCTCTGTTGGAAGCCTCCGAAGAATCACGGTGCAGTCTCACGCAATACGTAACCCACCCCGCGAACTGTATGTATCAGGCGACTTTCACCGTCTTGCTCGGTTTTCTTGCGCAGGTAGCCAATATAGACTTCCAACGCATTCCCCGAAGTTGGAAAATCGTATCCCCACACTTCTTCAAGGATATTATTGCGCGATAACACCTTACGCGGGTTGCGAATGAGGAGCTCGAGTAGCGCAAACTCGGTACGGGTCAAACTAATCTGACGCTCGTCACGGCGCACTTCGCGCGTTTCAGGGTTAAGCGTCAGATCTTCGAACCGAAGCGGTTCGTGGCTTTGAGCTTCATTGATTGCTGGCCGTGTAGCCCTACGAAAAAGGGACCGCGTACGAGCGAGGAGCTCTTCCAACGCGAAGGGCTTCGGCAGATAGTCATCTGCACCGGCGTCCAAACCCGCGACTCGTTCCGAGACGGCATCACGGGCAGTAAGCAGAAGAATTGGTATATCGTCGCCATGACTGCGCAACTCACGACACACTTCTAGACCATCTCGACGGGGCATCATAACGTCGAGGATTGCTAGGTCCGGCCGTTCAGAAGCAATAATCTCCAAG
Coding sequences within it:
- a CDS encoding MogA/MoaB family molybdenum cofactor biosynthesis protein, with the protein product MNIPKVGDVDNEELERVTGDIPEPDDALFHTLDAESRMYQDHTRRALLRAMVVIVTDEPEKHARFGELVGELLTEEDFIVDAVVEVESRKSAIRQAIQTGVVGGTDLVVTIGGTGMGPRDKTPEATHKELDRKIPGIAEALRSSGLSANSLHAGLSRGIAGVSGSTVIVNIAGSREAIRDGMATLGPLVRHVISELNV
- a CDS encoding trypsin-like peptidase domain-containing protein produces the protein MTTNNPGENDYGQVQWDQDRGPIEGRSPQQQQVSPSYGAATQPTQGPANPHHFSSNGPAPAATMPSGQMPPGALSNQYPNQMPSGNGVQPPNGNGSMPAQPGVPSVPRQPKRWSTPSLVAMVLAGALVAGATTAVVGNELNGNGVNSRSVTSFDQEKATSDTKKTSGRPPAEGSVEEVASKVLPSVVSIQVQTADSGADGSGSIISNDGLIVTNNHVVSGAEKGGAKIAVQLHDGRVLRAEVVATDPTTDVAVIKAQGANDLQPIKFGDSNKLNVGQEVVAIGSPLGLSSTVTRGIVSAKNRPVQAGGEKGGEASLIDAIQTDAAINPGNSGGALVNMNGELVGIPSVIASLGGSEGQQSGSIGLGFAIPVNQAQDIAKQLIEKKKVDHPAIGAQVNTGRNSTTQGAEIVKVEKNSPADKAGLKSGDVVVKVDDRLVEGGVGLIAAIRSHRVGDKVTLTVLRDGKEPEQKVEVTLGSR
- a CDS encoding sensor histidine kinase codes for the protein MRSRLSALVALTVLVTIVVITFTAYKSVSQVLYTELDKNLQSRAQAALDQSQQPFPDDFDASGKYIPRFHEISSNSRIMIIPPSDTGQSTPVREFEPVLRSKQISVARGEEPFNFDTTDRERLFAVRAGDGRVIVVARDLAFVKQTLNALELVLIFVGVSGALGAIILSVAIVNAGLQPIGRLRRAADHVTETGELRKIPVYSHDELSSLTKSFNDMMSALDDAQTKQRNLVADASHELKTPLTSMRTNIELLMQASKNKHTISDQDRNDIERDVIAQIEEMSSLIGDLVELAREETHEVPLTIVDVTGILQGCIGRVQRRRPDVKFELRPTTWTMEGDSFGLNRALLNLLDNAAKWSPSNGTVRIDMVPGDRELELRVSDSGPGIPVEERERVFDRFYRSIASRSMPGSGLGLSIVKHMVERHGGSIRADESDDGGTMMVVRLPGDPVMVVDEGRRKE
- a CDS encoding response regulator transcription factor; the protein is MKILVADDDQAVRESLRRSLIFNGYTVVLASDGAEALEIIASERPDLAILDVMMPRRDGLEVCRELRSHGDDIPILLLTARDAVSERVAGLDAGADDYLPKPFALEELLARTRSLFRRATRPAINEAQSHEPLRFEDLTLNPETREVRRDERQISLTRTEFALLELLIRNPRKVLSRNNILEEVWGYDFPTSGNALEVYIGYLRKKTEQDGESRLIHTVRGVGYVLRETAP